Proteins from one Nicotiana tabacum cultivar K326 chromosome 23, ASM71507v2, whole genome shotgun sequence genomic window:
- the LOC107804856 gene encoding uncharacterized protein LOC107804856, producing MPSFMDIQVANEYDFPISLHTNDKPKSFDPITIPLPFPPSKKFLSNSLPNSATSSPKFASNLSKKKGKNQPSPLSNNPLARQHSVALANLERLKENHLRRSMSLGVERSRSSAPPEKSVLGLTKVNSVKHVEESKVSRVHKSSGGGEDKVESYEEKFKCGAMCLFIPGIGKAKQVKARREETGICDNMGDNVSRKVSLEKFECGSWTSSAIINSSEDEENESNLFFDLPMELVRCSVSDTHSSVTTAFVFDKEPKGVLKNTTAKITDRKSDESRRHVRFSTSSPDSDSPNSCVTPRLHKAREDFNAFLEAQCA from the coding sequence ATGCCTTCATTCATGGATATTCAAGTAGCAAATGAATATGATTTCCCTATCTCACTTCACACAAATGACAAACCCAAATCTTTTGATCCCATAACAATTCCTCTCCCTTTTCCACCATCAAAGAAGTTCTTAAGCAACAGCCTTCCAAATTCAGCAACCTCATCACCAAAATTTGCATCAAATTTATccaaaaagaaagggaaaaaccaaCCTTCTCCTCTCTCTAACAACCCTTTGGCTAGGCAGCATTCTGTGGCGCTAGCAAATCTCGAACGGCTGAAAGAAAACCACTTGCGCAGGAGCATGTCATTGGGTGTAGAAAGATCAAGATCAAGCGCGCCACCGGAAAAATCTGTTCTTGGGTTGACAAAAGTCAATAGTGTTAAACATGTTGAGGAAAGCAAAGTTAGCAGAGTTCACAAATCTAGTGGTGGTGGTGAAGATAAAGTGGAGTCTTATGAGGAGAAGTTTAAGTGTGGGGCTATGTGTTTGTTTATTCCTGGTATTGGAAAAGCAAAACAAGTAAAAGCCAGAAGGGAAGAAACTGGAATATGTGATAATATGGGAGACAATGTTTCAAGGAAAGTGTCATTGGAGAAATTTGAATGTGGATCATGGACATCATCAGCTATAATCAACTCAAGTGaagatgaagaaaatgagtccaatctcttctttgatctacCAATGGAACTAGTCAGATGCAGTGTGAGTGACACTCATTCCTCAGTGACAACAGCATTTGTTTTTGATAAGGAGCCAAAAGGGGTCCTGAAGAACACCACAGCAAAAATAACTGATAGAAAATCCGATGAGTCGAGACGCCATGTTCGGTTTTCTACATCGTCCCCTGACTCTGACTCGCCCAATTCCTGCGTAACTCCTCGCCTTCACAAGGCGAGGGAAGATTTCAATGCCTTCCTAGAAGCCCAATGTGCATGA